A stretch of DNA from Halorubrum sp. BOL3-1:
AAAACAGCCGGAGAGGCGGCGACAACTGTTTATAAAAGGCGGTTGCGGTGGCGCGTGCCTGCGAACGCCCGCAGGGCGTGAGGAGCACGCGTGAGGGACGCCGCGAGCGCCTGCTAAGGCGCGAGCGGCGAGGCTGGGGAGGCGTGAGGTGCGGTCGTCGTGCGTTCCCGCGAGCAGCGTGGCGCTCCGCGCCACGAGTAGCCGGCCTAGACGCCGGCGACGAAGCGAGCGGGAGCACGGAAGTCGCAGCCCGCGCAGCGAAGCGAGCAGGAACGTCTTCCGGTAGTGCGGGGCGGGGGCGGGATTCGAAGGGGCAGTCGCAAGGCGGGCGCAGGAGATGTAAGGACCGCAGAGAGCGAACGAAGTGAGCGGCTGAGGACCGCAGCGAGCGTGCGCCCGCCTTGCGACTGTGGCTTCGGTGGTGTTCGTGTCGGTCGGCGGTTTATAAACGGAACCAACGTAGTACAGCCGAGCGACTGTGGCTTCGGCGGTGTTCGTCGTCGACCTGTACGCAACTGGTTATAAACTAACGACCGCGGATCCGGCGGTGTTCTCCGCGGTGGCACCGGTTATTTATAAATGCCCACTCATCCAAACCGATTCGTTCCGGGCCCGCGGTGTCCGACCGCAACCCCCTTCCCTCGGCCGCCCGGGGTGACGGGTATGCAACCGACGGGACACCTGCGGGACGACGCGGTCCGCGTCGGCGGGGACGCGCGCCAGCGCTTCTACGACGGCCGGGGGTACGGGCGACCGCTCGACGGCAACGAGATCGCGCTCTCGCGGGTCGAGGCGGCGCATCTGCTGTTCCGCGGCGACCTCTCCGGAATTGAACTGGACGACAGTTCCAGCCCCGTCGGGTTCGAGCGCTTCTTTGTCGCGAGCGCGGCCGCCGCCGACCGCTTTTCGGTCCGCTTCCTCGTCTACTCCGACCTCCGCGACCGCGGCTTCTACCTCTCGCCCGCCCGCGACCCGTGGCCGGGCGGGAGCGACGCGCCGAGCGACGCGGTCGACTTCGTCGCCTACGAGCGCGGGCAGACTCCCGACACGGGACGGGTGATGTACCCGATCCAGGTCGTCGGCGAGCGCGAGTCCGTCGCCGCCGCGGGACTCGCCGGACGCACTCTCGCGGTCGTCGACGAGGAGTCCGACATCACCTACTTCGCGGCCGAGGGCGGCGCGATCGAGGGCGCGACCGACTACGAGCCGCCGACCGACCTGACCGGCGTGCTCCTCGCCGACCGCGTCGTCGTCTGGGACGCTCCCGACGGGTTCTACGAGCGCGGCTTCTACGGCCGACCGCTCACCGGACGGGCCGCCGACGTCGAGGGCGCGCTCCAGCTCTCCCTCGTCGAGGCCGCGTCGCTGGCCGCGGACGGCCGGCTGTCGCTGTCGGCCTCGGTGGGAGACTCGGCGGGAAACCCTCACGCCTCCGCCGCCGCCCGGGTCGTCGCCCGCGGCCGCGACGTGGAGGGCGAGCGCTTCGACCGTCGGCTCGCGGTGTACGGACGCCTCCGCGCGGCCGACGCGGTCCCGAAGACCGGGTTCAAGTTCGGCGCCGACTTCCGGACGTACCTCGACGTGGAGACGGTCGAGGACCTCCCGCACTCCGAACACCTCGTGCGGGTCGTCGAGGGCGACCACCGTTTCTCGCCCCGCGAGCTGTCGCTCGACGTGCGGCTCGCGGGCGGCGTCCGCAAGGAGATGGTGTTCGCGCTGACCCGCGGGAACGGGGAGACGATCGGTGAGGTCGACGGCGCCCCGATCGAGTGGGTATCTGTCGACCGGCTGACGCCCTGAGGTCCGTCCGAACGAGCAGAAGGCTTTTTTGACGCCTCGCCCTCCTCGCACCCATGCCGCTGCCCTCCGCGTCCGAGTCCGAACCGAGCGCGTACGACATCTCCACCGTGGACCTCAGCGACGACCGCTACGAGGTGAAACAGTCGATGGTGCGGAACAAGTACGCCGTCCGCGACGGCGCCGGGAACGTCGTCTTGCGCGGGAAACAGAAGATGTTCAAGCTGAAAGAGGAGTTCCCGTTCGTCACCGGCGACGACGAGGACGCCTTCTCGGTGAAGGCGGGCGGCATCGTGGACGTCGGAGGCAACTACGCGATCATCGACGCGGGCACCGGCGAGGAGGTCGTCGTCTTGGACGAGGACTACTCGCTGTTCGTCGAGAACTGGACGGTCCGCGACCCCGAGACGGGCGAGGCGCTGGCGACGATCCGGTCGAAGAACAAGCTCCTCTCGGCGCTCCGGCACCTCGTCTCGGCGGCGAACTTCGTCCCGAACAAGTACGAGATATTCGACGCCGACGGCGGCCACGTCGGCGACATCGAGGGGAAGTTCTCACTGCGTGACGCCTACACGGTCACCGTCGACGACGCGAGCGACGTGCCGAAGGAGGCCGTGGTCGCGGCGGCGTGCGTCCTTGACGCCCTCGAAAACAAGTAGCGACGTGCGCGGTCCCGGCGGAAACGGCGATACGAGCTCCGATCTACGCCGTGATCTCTTCGAGTGAACGAGCGGAGACCGCTCGGTCATATCCGTAGAACGAAGCGGGATAGAAATGCTCTACAGGCGGTAGCGAGGCGGAGAGAGGCATCGTACTCTCTGATCACCGATACGTTCTTGTGCCGAGACTGGCACGAGTATAGATATCATGGGATACGGTATTTTCGACGCGATATTCGAGATACTGTTCGAGGCGCTGTTCGAGTTCGTTCCGAACGTCGTGTTGGGAGCGATCGCGTTGGTCGTCGGTCTCGTGACGGCGGCCGTCGGGATCGCGACGCTGGGCGAGCCGGGGCTGACGGGTGAAGCGCTGACGGTCGTCGGCCTGTCGGTGGTGGCCGGCGTCCTGATCCTCCGGCGTCGGTAGCGGGTTCGGGTCGATCGCGACCGGCCCGCTCACTCCCCGCTTCCGAGTCTCGTCTCCCCGACCGCGTCGTGGCCTTCGATAACTTCGGTCCCGCCCATGTACGGGCGCAGCGCCTCGGGGACGGTGACGGTGCCGTCGTCGTTCTGGTAGTACTCCAGGATAGCGACGACGATCCGCGGGACCGCGAGCCCGGAGCCGTTCAGGGTGTGGAGGAACTCCGCGGACTCGTGGTGCTCCTCGCGGTACTGAATCTGCGCGCGGCGCGCCTGGAAGTCCTCGAAGTTCGAGACCGAGGAGACCTCCAGCCAGCGGCCGCCCTGCTCGGGACCCTCGTCCATGTCGTCGCCGGGCGCCCACACCTCGATGTCGTACTTCTTCGCCTGCGTGAAGCCGAGGTCGCCGGTACACATCTCCAGGATGCGGTAGGGTAACTCGAGGCGCCGCAACACCTCCTCGGCCTCGTCGACGAGCCCCTCGAAGCGCTCGTCGCTCTCCTCGGGGCGGACGAAGTTCACCATCTCCACCTTATTGAACTGGTGGACCCGGACGATCCCGCGCGTCTCGGTGCCGTGTTCGCCCGCCTCCTGCCGGAAGTTCGGCGTGTACGCCTGGTACTTCAGCGGGAGGTCCTCGTCGAGCAGGATCTCGTCGCGGTGGAGGTTCGTGACGGGCACCTCCGCGGTCGGGAGCAGCCAGAGGTCGTCGTCGTCGTACTCCTCCTCGTTGGTGCCCTCAACGCGGTAGGCGTCCTCCGTGAACTTCGGGAGCTGGCCGGTGCCGCGCATCGACGCGGAGTTGACCGGGACCGGCGGGAACACGTCTTCGTACCCCTGCTCGCGGTGGACGTCGAGCATGAACTGGATCAGCGCGTGTTCGAGTCGGGCGCCGTCGCCCTTCGCGACGTAGAACCCGCCGCCGGCGACCTTGGCGCCCCGCTCGAAGTCGAGGATTTCGAGGTCCTCACCGAGGTCGTAGTGCGGCTCCACGTCGGCGGGCAGCCCCCGGAGGTCGTCGAACCCCTCGCGGCGCAGCTCGACGTTTTCGGACTCGTCTTCGCCAACCGGCACGGAGTCTTGGGGTATCTGCGGCAGTTCGAGTAAGGACTCCTCCAGTTCGGCCTCCAGCTCGTCGGCGCGCTCCTCGATCTCTTGGAGCTCCGATTTGATCTTCTGGGAGCGCTCGATCGCTTCCTGGGCCGCCTCCTCGTCGCCAGCCTGTTTCAGCTCACCGATCTCGGAGGAGACCTCGTTGCGCTCGTGGCGCAGGTCGTCGCCGCGCTGTTTCAGCTCCCGCCACTCCTCGTCGACGTCGAGTATCCGGTCGAGGTCGACGTCGACGCCCTTGTTCGCGAGCGCCTCGCGGACGACCTCGGGGTTCTCCCGGACGAACTGTCGAGACAGCATTTGACGGCAGTTCCGCGGGGCGACCCAAAACCGTATCGGAGCGTCGGCAGCGAGTGACACGGTCGGTCGCGGGCGCCGTCGACGTCGGTCAGGGGAGCGTCCTGACGCTCGTGTACAGCATGAACAGCGCGAGCGCGGCGACGACGACCCCCATCACGCGGATCAGCGGGATCCGCGTGTCGCTCGGTTCGATCGTCCCCGTCGAGCCGTCCGCGGATCCCAGGTTCCATCGGGTCATTCGACGGGGGAACGCCGCCATCGCCAGCGCGCCGCCGGCGACGAGGAGGGGGCGACGGCGAAGAACAGCCCGAAGGGAGCGGGGAATATACCTGAGCCTACGACGCGACCGCCACGAAAACCTTACACCGCCGAGCGTGTCCGGGGGAGACCGCGACCGGTTCGAGCGCCGTCGCCGGTTGCCGGTCGGGGTCGGAGCGCCGTGCTCAGTACCCGCCCGGCAGCGCCATGCCGACCGCGAGCGCGACCAGCGGCACCGCGGCGACGACCGCGTACCACAGCCCGGCGGCCACCAGGACCCCCCAGGTCCCCGGACCGTACCCGGTCGGGTCCCAGTCGATCCCGAGCCGCGGGAGGCCGAGTACCGCGAGCGCCGGAGCGACGAGTCCGGCGATGACCCCGCCGAACAGCGCGGTGTCGAGGAACCCCTCGCTCCAGCCGGGGCCCGCCGAGTCGACGAGCGCGACGGTGAGGGCGACGCCGGCGATGTACGGGACCGAGAGGCCGACCGCGACGCCGACGTAGGAGGGCAGGAGCCGGCCGGCCGGGGGGAGCACGCGGAACAGCGCTCGGAGACGCTCGGCAGCGAGGAACGGCGCGCACAGCCCGGCGGCGACGAGTCCGGGGAACAGGAACAGCGCCAGCGTCCACAGCCACTCGACGACCGCGGCGGCGGCCGTCGCGGCCGAGAGGGAGGCGGCGGGGTCGACGACCGCGGAGAGGGCAGAAACCATGTGCGACGGCGCGTCGCGGGCGACAAACATCTTGTGGTGGCGGGGGCGACCGCCTCGCGCGCCGCCGGGCCGACGGCGATCCGGAACCGCCAGCGTTTATCCCACGCGCCGCGAGCGAGAGACAACGATGCTCATCACGGGCGCGACGCTGGCTGACGGCCGGGTTCGAGACGTTCGGATCGGCAACGACGGACGGATCGACGCGGTCGCGCAGGGGCTGGGCGCCGACGCCGGCGAGCGCGTCCTCGAAGCGCGGGGGAGGCACCTCCTGCCGGGCGCGGTCGACGTCCACGTCCACTTCCGCGAGCCGGGCGGGAGCCACAAGGAGACGTGGGAGTCGGGGTCGCGAAGCGCGGCCGCGGGCGGCGTCACGACCGTCGTCGACCAGCCGAACACCGACCCGCCGACCGTCGACGGCGACGCGTTCGACGAGAAGGCGGACCTGTCGGCCGGCTCGCTCGTCGACTACGGGATCAACGGCGGCGTGACGCCCGACTGGGACCCCGAGAGCCTGTTCGAGCGCCCCCTGTTCGCGCTCGGGGAGGTGTTCCTCGCGGACTCGACGGGCGACATGGGGATCGACGGCGACCTGTTCGCGGACGCGCTCGACGAGGCGGCCGCCCGCGACGTCCTGGTCACCGTCCACGCCGAGGACGCGACGCTGTTCGACGAGGGCGCACTCGACGGCGACCTCGGCGGGACCGGCACGGCCGCGACCGCGGACGCGTGGTCGGCGTACCGGACCGCCGACGCGGAGATCGCCGCGGTCGAGCGCGCGCTCGACGCGGCCGCCGACCGCGACGCGCGGGTCCACGTCGCACACACCTCGACGCCGGAGGCGGTCGACGCGGTCGTCGAGAGCCGCGAGGACCGCGACGCGGCCGAGGCGCGCGACGTGACCTGCGAGGTGACGCCGCACCACCTGTTCCTCTCCCGCGAGCGGGCGCGGTCGCTGGGGACGTTCGGGCGGATGAACCCGCCGCTCCGCTCCGAGTCGCGCCGCGAGGCCCTGTTCGCGCGGCTCGCCGCCGGGGACGTCGACGTCGTCGCGACCGACCACGCGCCCCACGCCGTCGACGAGAAGCGGCGAGGGCTGGTCGACGCGCCGAGCGGCGTCCCCGGCGTCGAGACGCTCTACCCGCTGCTCCTCGAATCGGCCCGGAAGGGGGAATTATCGCTCGAACGCGTCCGCGACGTCGTCGCCGCGAACCCGGCCGAGACGTTCGGACTCGACCGCAAGGGGCGGGTCGTCGAGGGGTACGACGCCGACCTCGTCCTCGTCGACGCGGCCGACCCGCGGGAGATCGAGGCCGCCGCGCTCCACAGCGCCTGCGCGTGGACCCCGTTCGAGGGGCTCCGCGGCGTCTTCCCCGAGGTCACCCTCGTCCGCGGCGAGGTCGTCTACGAGCGCGACCCGGCGACCGGGGCGGCGTCGTTCGGCGACCCGGTCGGGCGAAACGTCCGAGAGTCGTAGTCGCTCGTGGGTCGTCGGTGCCGCACCGGGACCGTTGGTGCCGTACCGAGGTCGTCGGTGCCGCACCGGGATCGTCGGCCCTGCGCGGGCGACGCTGAGAGCCGAACTCCGCCGAGACGGACGGCCGGCGGCGGAACGCATATGACGTTGCTCTCCGTAGCCGAGTCATATCGATGATCACGGGGAACATTCGCACGGTCGCATCCGGACGGGCAACCGACCCGGACGAGACCGACCCGCCATGACGGACCCCGGGGAGTCGGGATCGGTCGGGACGGGTCCCGCGGAGTCGGCCGACGGCGACGCGGACGCCGCCCGAGGCACCGTCGGTTCCGCGGCCGACGTCGCCGCTCTCGCGGACCGGATCGCGACCGAGGTCGGGGGCGTTATCGTCGGCAAGCGGGAGGCGGTCGAGCACGTCCTCGTCACCGTGCTGGCGCGCGGCCACCTCCTCGTCGAGGACGTGCCCGGCGTCGGGAAGACGACGCTCGCGAAGTCGGTCGCGCGCTCGATCGACGGCTCGTTCAAGCGCGTCCAGTTCACGCCCGACCTCCTCCCTTCCGACGTCACCGGGGTCAACGTGTTCAACCGCCGGACCGACGAGTTCGACTTCCAGCCCGGACCGGTGTTCGCGAACGTCGTCCTCGGCGACGAGATCAATCGCGCCCCGCCGAAGACGCAGTCGGCGCTGCTGGAGGGGATGGAGGAGAACCAGGTGACCACCGACGGGACGACCCGCGAGCTGCCGGACCCGTTCTGCGTGATCGCGACCCAGAACGACGTCGAGCCGGGACAGACCTACGAGCTGCCGGTCGCGGAGGTCGACCGCTTCACGAAGAAGATACGGCTCGGCTACCCGGACACCGAGGAGGAGACGGAGATCCTCGGGCGGCTCGCCGACGATCACCCGATCGACGACGTCGAACCCGTCGCGACCGTCGCGGACGTCCGCCGCGCCCGCGAGGTCGTCGGCGGGATCGAGGCCTCGGAAGCGGTCCGGGAGTACGTGGCTCGGATCGCGGTGTTCACCCGTCGGAACGCCGCGCTCGGGGCGAGTCCGCGCGGGAGCCTCGCGCTGATCCGGGCCTCGCAGGCCCGCGCCGCGCTCGACGGCCGCGGATACGTGATCCCCGACGACGTTCAGGCGGAGGCGCCGACCGTGCTCTCGCATCGAATTCGGACCGAGTCTGGCGGGACGGGCGGCGCCGACATCGTCGACGACGCGCTCGACCGGATCCGGGTGGAGTGACCCGACAGTGACGCCGACCCTTCCCCCACACCGATGACACCGACCCTACTCCCACACCGATGACGATATCCCTCACCCGCCGGGGACGCGTCGGCGTCCTCGTCGGACTCCTCGCGGCCGCCAACGCGGTCGTCGCCGGGGGACGCGCCCTCGACGCGGTCGTGGTCCCGGTCGCCATCGCGCTCGCGGCCGGCTACGTTCAGGTGTCGCGCGTCGACGTCCCCGCGGTCCGCCACGTGGCGCCTCTCGACGGGCCCGTCGGGGAGACGCGGGACGCGCGCCTGGAGTTCGGGGCCGAGGCGGCGCGGAGCGACGGCGCCGCCTCGCCCTCGTTCCTCGCTGACGTCCGGGTGCGCGTCGACGAGGGACTCGACGGACCGACGGCGCCGGTCCGGGCGTCCGTCGGCACGGAGCCGGTCTCGTACCGCGTGACGTACCGACGGCGCGGCGAGCGGACCCTCGGTCCGGTCGACCTCACCGTCACCGACGTGTTCGGTCTGTTCGAGCGCGGGATGGTCGTCGACGAGACCGCCGCGGTGACGGTGTACCCGCCCCGCGACGCGGTCCCGGCCCGGTTCCGCCGAGCGGTACACGCCGCCGACGCGCTCGACGTGAGCCGGGAGCGCGAGGAGTTCGATCGGCTCCGCGAGTACACCCGCGGCGACGCGGTCCGCGATGTCCACTGGGCGACGACCGCCAAGCGCGACGAGGTCGTCGTCAAGGAGTTCGCGGCCGAGACCGCTCGGAACCGGGTGACGATCGCCGGCGGGACGGCGGTCAGCGGCGGCGACGGCGTCGCGGGGTTCGGGACCGCCGACCGCGGCGACGGCCCGCCGGACGATCGAACTCCGACCGCGGCCGCGGCCGACGGGCTCGCGCGGGCGACCGCCAGCATCGCGCTGGCGCTGCTCGACGACGGTGTCCCGGTCGAGGTGGAGCTGCCCGCCGGGCGCGTCTCGGCGTCGCCGGGCGGACGCGGGCGGCGCGAGGTGCTCGAACTCGCTGCTCGAACCGGCCCGGGATCGGCGCCCGACGACGACGCCGACGTGACGGTCGTCGCCGACGCGGACGGCGCCCGGTTCCGGACGGGCGAGCGGTCGGTCTCGTTCGCTGACCTGCGCCGCGAGGCGAACGCGGAACGCGCCGCGAGCGACGGGTCCGGGCGGACTCGGGCGGACACGGAGACGGGTCCTCCGGAGGTGACCTCGCCGTGAGCCGCGAGTCGTCGACGGAAACGGCCCGCCAGCCGACCGAGTCGGATGGGGACGGTCGGCGTGCCGTCGACCCGGCCGTCGTCGGCGTCGGTATCGTCGCCGCGGCGTACCTCGCCGCGTTCTTCCGGGTGACGAACGTCGTCGGCGGGACGGCGCGGACCGCCGGCGTCGTCGCGGTCGCGGGGATCGGCGGGGTCGCGCTGGCGCGGGTGGTCCGCGAGCGGACCGCGCTGTGGCTGGCCGGCGCGGTCCTCGTCGCCGGGCTGTCGGGGTACCTCCTCGCGATTCCCGAGAGCCAGCGCGCGCTGTTCACAGCCCGGAGCGTCGCCTTGGACGTCCTCGCGTTGTCGACCGGTCTCTCCGTGTTGCGGCTGGCGCTCGCGGACGTCTGGGTGCTCGCCGTGGCGCCGGTGCCGACGTTCCTCGTCGGCTACTTCGCCGGGCGCGGGCGCCACGTCGCGGCCGCGACGGCCGCCGGCGGAACCCTCGGGCTCCTCGTGCTCACCGGCGACGCCGGTACCTTGGCGGCGGTCACCGGGGTCGTCGGCCTAGCGCTCGCCGCCGGTCTCTCGACGCTCTCGACGCCGAGCCGCCGCCGCGGCCACGCCGGCACGTTCGCGGTGGTGGTCGCGGCGATGGTCGTCGCGAGCGCGACCGTCACCGTGATCCCGGCGGGCGCGGCGGCGCCGCTGGGACTCGATCGCGGCACGGCGACGCTGGAGTCGAGCCTGACTGGCGACGACGAGCTGACGGTCGTCGGGACGACGCGGCTCTCTCCGCAGGTGCGGTACACGGTCGAGAGTCCGGTCGAGCGGAACTGGCACACGGGCGCGTACGACACCTACACCGGCGACGGCTGGGTCAGGACCGGAGAGCGGTCGGCGCTCGGCGGACCGCTCTCCGGCCCGCCCGGCTCGACCGAGACCGTCCCCGTTTCGATCACCGCCGAGACGGAGTCGACCGCGCTGCCGGCGCCGTGGAAGCCGGTCTCCGCGTCCGCCCCCGACGGCGGGGCGGTCAGGGTCGACGAACGCGGCAGCCTCCGGCTCGCGGCGCCGCTCGAACCGGGCGAGGAGGCGACCGTGGAGAGCCGCGTTCTCGACGCCGACCCGGCCGACCTCCGGAACGCGAGCGCCGACTACCCGGCGGCGATCGAAGAGCGGTACACGCAGCTGCCGGAGGACACGCCCGACCGGGTCGGTGAGCGGACGGAGGAGATCGTCGCGACGGCCGACGCCGAGTCGCCGTACGAGCGGGCCGCCGCGGTCGAGGCGTACCTGCGCTCCGAGTACGACTACTCGCTGACCGTCGAGCGGCCCGAGGGCGACGTCGCCGACGCGTTCCTCTTCGAGATGGACGCCGGCTACTGCGTGTACTTCGCGACCACGATGGCGGCGATGCTCCGGTCGCAGGGGATCCCGACCCGGTTCGAGACCGGCTACACGTCGGGCCAGCGGGTGGGCGAAGACGAGTACGTCGTCCGCGGGCAGAACGCCCACGCCTGGGTGTCGATCTACCTGCCGGACCACGGCTGGGTGGCGTTCGATCCGACCCCGTCCGACTCCCGCGACCAGACCCGGGACACCCGGCTCGCGGAGGCGCGCGCCGACGGGGCGGAGAACGTCGACACCGAGGAGTCCACGCCCAACCAGACGCTGGAGGCGGGCGGTAGCACGGTCCGCCCGGACACGGCCGGCGGCGACTCCACGCCGGACGCGATCGGGAACGACTCGACCGCTCCGACCGGGGAGGACGCGAACGAGACGAACGGCTCGCAGGGCGTCTCGCCGGTCGACGTCTCGCGGCTCGAAGGCGCGGAGGCGGGGGACGCCGAACCGGTCGACAGATCTGACGGCTCCGGCGGCGGACCCCTGCCGACGCCGAGCGCGGAGACGGCGATGTACTGGCTGCTCGTCGTCGCGTTCGGGGTCGCGGGCGCTCGGCGGACCGGACTGGCGAACCGCGCGAGCCGACGGGTCGGACCGATGCTTCCGCGGCGGCGACGCGACCCGGGTGCGGACGCCGAGCGGGCGTTCGCGGACCTCGAACGGCTGCTCGCCGGCCGGTTCCGCGAGCGGCGACCGGGGGAGACGCCCCGGAGCTACGTCGACGCGCTCCGGACGCTCGGCGCGGACGAGCGCGCCGAGACCGTCGCGACCGCGTACGAGAGCGCCGCGTACGCCGGGTCGATAACCCGTGCCGAGGCCGACGAGGCCCGTCGGGCGGTCCGGCGGCTCGCGCTCGAACGGGCGCCGCTCGTCGGGCGGTTTGTCCGCTGATCGGGGAGATTCTCGACACCGTCGGGAGACCTCCCGACACTATTTAATACGGGCGTCTTGTAGATTCGGGTTGTAATGTCGGAAGTCTGCTCGACGTGCGGACTGCCCCAGGAACTCTGCGTCTGCGAGGACGTCGCGAAGGAGTCCCAGCAGATCAGCATCCGCATCGACGAGCGCAGGTACGGTAAGGAGGTAACGATCATCGAAGGATTCGACCCGAAGGACGTGGACATGAGCTCCCTCTCGTCGGATCTCAAGTCGAAGTTCGCCTGCGGCGGCACCGTCGAGGACGGCGCCATCGAGCTACAGGGGAACCACTCGGGTCGCGTGGAGGACTTCCTCCGCGACAAGGGCTTCAACGTCGCGTGACCGTCACCTGACCGTTCGCCGTCGAGCACCGTTCTGAACCGCGGTCACCGTTCTCGTTTTTAAACAGTTCGCGCGGAACAGCGACCGCTCCGTCGGGCTCACGCGGCCGTCGCCGGCCGGCTCAGACGACTACCGCGACCCGACCGATGACGAACGCCGCCGCCGCGAGGAACGTGCCGTACTTGAACCGCGACTGCGCGGCGGCGGGGTCGACGAAGCTCTCGTGGGTCGCGTACAGCATGACCGCGTCCGCGACCGCGACGACCGCGAGGTACGCCGCGCCGAACGTCCCCGAGAGGTACGGGACCGGGCTGGCCGCGACGGCGACGACGAGCGCGGCGGTGCCGACCCACAGCGCCCGGCGCTCCCCGACTGCGATGGGCAGGGTGGTGAGCCCCTCCTCGCGGTCGCCGGCCACGTCCTCGACGTCTTTGATCACCTCGCGAGCGAACGTCGACAGGCCGGAGAGCGCGGCGAGGACGAGGACCGCGCGGGGGCTCCCGACCGCGGCCCCGCCGAAGAGGAACGTCGAGCCGACGAGGTAGGCGACCAGGGCGTTGCCGAGACCGGGCATCCCCTTGAAGAGGCTCGTGTAGGTGACCAAGGCGACGAGGTTCACCGCGGCGATACCGATCGCGAGCGGCGGGAGGGGGACCGCGGCCGCGACCGCGACCGCGAACCAGACGACGGCGGTCGCGAGCGCGCCGCGCGGCGAGACCGCGCCGCGCGGGATGGGCCGGTCCGGTCGGTTGACCGCGTCGATCTCGCGGTCGAAGTAGTCGTTGATCGCGTTGCCCGCGGCGACCGCGAAGACGGTCGTCGCGGCCGCGAGCGCCGTCGGGAGGGCGGTACCGCTCGCGCCCGCGACGAACGCGCCGGTCGCGGTGAGCACCCCGGCAGCGACGCAGTTACCGAGGCGCGCGAGTTCGACGATACCGCGGAGCGTGTCTCGCACGTCGTCCGCGTACTCCCTCGCCCGAGGAATAAACGGTGCGGGATCGGGCCGGTCGCGGGGCGCCCCTCCTCGGGGCGCCGCGCCGGATCCCGGGAATCTGCCGAAAGGTAAAACCGACACCGTCCGTAGCCGCTGACATGTCCGACGCCGCCGGCGCCGACGGTGACCGCCGTCTGCGGGTCGATCTCGACGTCGACCAGCTCGCCGACGGCGGCTGTCCGATCGCCGCTGAGAGCGACGAGGCCACCGAGGTCGCGGTCAGCGCGGTCGGTGACGACTGCGTCGTCGACGTGACGACGCCGGACGGCGACGTGCGCCGCGGGACCGGCGAGGTCGACGAGGACTGCCTCTGTCACGCGTTCAGCCGGGTCGGCTGCGCGCCGCACTTCCGGCGCGTCGAGGCCGGGACGATACTCGTGACCGCGTACGTCGACGACCGGAGCGCCGTTCGGGACCTGGTCGAGGAGCTACGCGAGGTCGTCGACCGGGTGCGGCTCGTCCGGCTCGCGGTCGTCGAGGGACCGGACGCGACCGAGCAGGTCACCTTCGACCTCTCCGAGCTGACCCCGAAACAGCGCCGCGGTCTGGAGCTCGCGGTCGTCCGCGGCTACTTCGACGACGACCGCGACGTGCGCCTGAGCGACTTGGCCGACGAGCTGGGGATCAGCAAGTCCGCGCTCTCCCAGCGGCTCCGCACCGCGCAGGCGAAGCTGGTGACGGACGTCTTCGACGACGCCGAGGAGTGACAGCGGGAGGGCGGTCGACCCGAACCCGGCTCAGTCGTCGGCGGGCGCGGACCGGTCGGTACCGCCAGGCCGCGCGAGCGCCGCCTCGCCGGCGCGCTCCGCCTCGGTGAGGTAACACTTCGGGTCGGGCGCGAACGGGTCGCCGTGCGCCGAGAGGGCGCGGAGCCGCGACCCGCCGCGGCAGACCGACCGGTACGCGCAGTCGGCGCACCGACCGGAGAGGCGTTCCTCGCGCTCGCGGAGCCCGGAAAGGAGCGGGTTCGACTCGTCGGACCAGATCGCGCCGAACGAGCGGTCGCGGACGTTGCCGGGCGAGTACCCCTGCC
This window harbors:
- a CDS encoding MoxR family ATPase, producing the protein MTDPGESGSVGTGPAESADGDADAARGTVGSAADVAALADRIATEVGGVIVGKREAVEHVLVTVLARGHLLVEDVPGVGKTTLAKSVARSIDGSFKRVQFTPDLLPSDVTGVNVFNRRTDEFDFQPGPVFANVVLGDEINRAPPKTQSALLEGMEENQVTTDGTTRELPDPFCVIATQNDVEPGQTYELPVAEVDRFTKKIRLGYPDTEEETEILGRLADDHPIDDVEPVATVADVRRAREVVGGIEASEAVREYVARIAVFTRRNAALGASPRGSLALIRASQARAALDGRGYVIPDDVQAEAPTVLSHRIRTESGGTGGADIVDDALDRIRVE
- a CDS encoding solute carrier family 23 protein; this encodes MGYGIFDAIFEILFEALFEFVPNVVLGAIALVVGLVTAAVGIATLGEPGLTGEALTVVGLSVVAGVLILRRR
- the serS gene encoding serine--tRNA ligase, with translation MLSRQFVRENPEVVREALANKGVDVDLDRILDVDEEWRELKQRGDDLRHERNEVSSEIGELKQAGDEEAAQEAIERSQKIKSELQEIEERADELEAELEESLLELPQIPQDSVPVGEDESENVELRREGFDDLRGLPADVEPHYDLGEDLEILDFERGAKVAGGGFYVAKGDGARLEHALIQFMLDVHREQGYEDVFPPVPVNSASMRGTGQLPKFTEDAYRVEGTNEEEYDDDDLWLLPTAEVPVTNLHRDEILLDEDLPLKYQAYTPNFRQEAGEHGTETRGIVRVHQFNKVEMVNFVRPEESDERFEGLVDEAEEVLRRLELPYRILEMCTGDLGFTQAKKYDIEVWAPGDDMDEGPEQGGRWLEVSSVSNFEDFQARRAQIQYREEHHESAEFLHTLNGSGLAVPRIVVAILEYYQNDDGTVTVPEALRPYMGGTEVIEGHDAVGETRLGSGE
- a CDS encoding dihydroorotase; this translates as MLITGATLADGRVRDVRIGNDGRIDAVAQGLGADAGERVLEARGRHLLPGAVDVHVHFREPGGSHKETWESGSRSAAAGGVTTVVDQPNTDPPTVDGDAFDEKADLSAGSLVDYGINGGVTPDWDPESLFERPLFALGEVFLADSTGDMGIDGDLFADALDEAAARDVLVTVHAEDATLFDEGALDGDLGGTGTAATADAWSAYRTADAEIAAVERALDAAADRDARVHVAHTSTPEAVDAVVESREDRDAAEARDVTCEVTPHHLFLSRERARSLGTFGRMNPPLRSESRREALFARLAAGDVDVVATDHAPHAVDEKRRGLVDAPSGVPGVETLYPLLLESARKGELSLERVRDVVAANPAETFGLDRKGRVVEGYDADLVLVDAADPREIEAAALHSACAWTPFEGLRGVFPEVTLVRGEVVYERDPATGAASFGDPVGRNVRES
- the endA gene encoding tRNA-intron lyase, which translates into the protein MQPTGHLRDDAVRVGGDARQRFYDGRGYGRPLDGNEIALSRVEAAHLLFRGDLSGIELDDSSSPVGFERFFVASAAAADRFSVRFLVYSDLRDRGFYLSPARDPWPGGSDAPSDAVDFVAYERGQTPDTGRVMYPIQVVGERESVAAAGLAGRTLAVVDEESDITYFAAEGGAIEGATDYEPPTDLTGVLLADRVVVWDAPDGFYERGFYGRPLTGRAADVEGALQLSLVEAASLAADGRLSLSASVGDSAGNPHASAAARVVARGRDVEGERFDRRLAVYGRLRAADAVPKTGFKFGADFRTYLDVETVEDLPHSEHLVRVVEGDHRFSPRELSLDVRLAGGVRKEMVFALTRGNGETIGEVDGAPIEWVSVDRLTP